The sequence CACAAATAAAGCTATAAACTTAAACAGAAAATTATCTTGGTAAACTGCTTACTTGTGGTTTATTCATGTGTCCGTAAACCATTCGAGAGACTTGTTTAATAAATGATTTAGCGCGTCGATCGCGGAAAGGTCTATTTACCATAATACCTGCTAAATAACGCTTACCATTAGGCATTGTTACAATACCTGCATCACCAAGAACAATTCCTAAAGTTCCTGTTTTGTGAGCAAATTTTGCATTTCTACCAAAACCCGATGCTAAATACGCTTTATTCTCAACGCGATGCATAATATCTAAAACTTTGGCGCGGCTGCTATTACTTAATAACAAATTATTAGAAATCAAAGCTCCAACTCTAGCTAAATCTTTAGGGCTAGTAGTGTTAGTTCCTTTAAAGTCACCAAGTAGATTGCGGATGACTGTATTTTGCAATCCCCAATTACGAAAACGCTGATTTAATCTGGCTTTACCACCCAAGCGATCGATAACCATATTAGTTGCGGTATTATCGCTGATGGTAATCATTTTAGTAACGGTTTCGAGTAAACTAAACTTAGTGCCGGGACGTTTATACCGCATTGTTCCGGAACCCCCAGTCATCAAATCGCGGCGCATTACTACAGTTTCATTTAACTTAACTCTACCGGCATCTACTTCTTCAAATAAAGCAACTAAAAGCGGGAGTTTAATTGTAGAAGCTGCAGGAAATGCCTTCTCTCCATTTATGTCTAAATAATCTCCAGTTTCCAAATCCATGAAAAAGATTCCTGGATCTAAATAACTGTAGCGAGACATCAAACTTTTAACTTGAGAATGGAGTTGTGGTATTTGACTTCCTAAAGGAACAACCCCAGCAAATGAAGATGCAGCAGGAAACCGCACGGGAATCTTTTCTTCACTAGAAATCTGATTAGAGTTAGAAGTAGTGCGCTCTATAGATGAAAAATTAACTATCCAATGAGAAGAAGTATCGCCTTTAACTAATAGCTTTTCAGGAGAAACTGTATAACCTGGGGCTAATTCAACGACTAAACGAGTAGTTTTATCGTTAACTTTACCAACTCTAACTTCTTTTACTGCCGAACTATATTTTTTACGAATAGTATTACCCTTTAATTGCGTACCAGGTAAATCTATTACAAGTCGCGTCGGATTATTAATTAAAAATGCTCTTGGTTGAACTCCTGAATCCGTAGTTAAATTAAGTTGATTGCGCGTAGGATTAAAATGCCATGATTGAAAATTAGCCGCATTTAATGGAGATGATAACAGTAGAATACTGCTAGCAGCACTAAGAAATAATAAGGGTAGTCTCATGTGTATGATTTGCGAGCAACCAAAGAATTGATTTGAATAAAGTTTTCAGTTTTTCTATGTATTCTCCGGAAAATAAATATCAGTATTTTCCGAAAAATAATTTTGATTTGTAATGCACTATTTTGCGATTGTTTTGAAGACGTTTACATAAAATAAATGGTTCCAGTGTTAGTTTTAACTGATATCTTGCATAATTGTCTCTAAGTCTAATTCCGTAGAAATAAATTGATGCAGTTAATATACAAAGTACGTTGAAACCTACAAAAATCCTTTCGCAGTGGTCAGAAGAGCAACTTTGTTTGCTCACGGTGGGAGTTTATTTCAAGGCGGTTGTTGAAAATAGTGCGTAAAACTATTGAATATTGTTCGTAATAACACTGTCTTCGCTTCTTTATGGAGTAAGGCATAATGTAGCAAATGAATCTTTAACGGAATAATATATTGATATTCCTGCATCTACTAATCACCCTATGAATATTCTCTCGAACTACATAAACGGTGAATGGCAAAAATCCACGGCAGCCGAACACCTTGAAGTCATTAACCCAGCCACGGCAGAATTACTAGCTAAAGTACCTTTATCACCAAAATCAGAAGTCAACCAAGCAGCAGAAGCAGCTGCGGAAGCTTTCAAATCCTGGAGACGTACTCCGCCAACACAACGAGTGCAGTTTTTATTTATACTCAAGTATCTATTAGAAGAAAATTTAGAAGACATTGCTCGCACTATTACTTTTGAATGCGGCAAAACCTTGGCAGAATCAAGAGGTGAAATACGTCGTGCTATAGAAAACGTCGAAGTTGCTTGCGGTATCCCGATGATGATGCAGGGAAGCAACCTCGAAGATATCGCTAAGGGAATAGATGAAATAATGATTCGTCAACCGCTTGGTGTATGTGCGGCGATTTGCCCTTTCAATTTTCCGGGGATGATTCCTTTTTGGTTTTTACCTTATGC comes from Rivularia sp. PCC 7116 and encodes:
- a CDS encoding serine hydrolase: MRLPLLFLSAASSILLLSSPLNAANFQSWHFNPTRNQLNLTTDSGVQPRAFLINNPTRLVIDLPGTQLKGNTIRKKYSSAVKEVRVGKVNDKTTRLVVELAPGYTVSPEKLLVKGDTSSHWIVNFSSIERTTSNSNQISSEEKIPVRFPAASSFAGVVPLGSQIPQLHSQVKSLMSRYSYLDPGIFFMDLETGDYLDINGEKAFPAASTIKLPLLVALFEEVDAGRVKLNETVVMRRDLMTGGSGTMRYKRPGTKFSLLETVTKMITISDNTATNMVIDRLGGKARLNQRFRNWGLQNTVIRNLLGDFKGTNTTSPKDLARVGALISNNLLLSNSSRAKVLDIMHRVENKAYLASGFGRNAKFAHKTGTLGIVLGDAGIVTMPNGKRYLAGIMVNRPFRDRRAKSFIKQVSRMVYGHMNKPQVSSLPR